Below is a genomic region from Syntrophobacterales bacterium.
CTCCGGAGGGGAGCAACAGCGGGTAGCCCTTGCCCGGGCGCTTATCCTCGAACCCAGAATACTCCTTGCGGATGAGCCGACCGGAAACCTTGACACGGAAACCGGAAAAAGGATAGAAGACTCGCTCATTTCATTAAACAAGCGTAAAGGGATCACATTGATCGTGGTAACGCACAATACATCACTCGCCGATCGGATGTCGGAGAAGATCGGCCTCAGCGACGGGAGGATTCATAGCCGTGGTTAAAAAACTGCTTTCGGCAAGCCTGCTGACCATCATTCTTATTTTCGCCGTGCAAAGTGCAAACGCGGCTGATTTAAAAAAAATAGCGCTCTTTCCTTTCGAGGCTCACAGCGCAACGGCCGCGCAGGGCGCTGAATTGTGGGAGCTGAGCTACCGGGGAATAACCGGCGAACTGGCGAAGTCAAAAATGTTCACCGTTATCCCGCGTGAATCGCTTGCCCGGGAGATAGCGGGGAAACCCCTTAACGATGAGCTGATCATCTTGGCCGGGAAAAATAGCGGCGCCGATTATGCTTTATCCGGAAGCATTTCCGAATTCGGGGACAGAATCAGCGTCGATGTGAAGATATTCGACATAAAAACGGGACAGGCGATCCCCGGCGTTTTTGTTCAGGGCCGCGGTCGCAAGAACCTCGACGCGATCATCGAAAGGCTCAACTCGGATATCATCCTCCGCCTCGCCCCCGAAAAGCGGATAGACCGCGTCGAATTCAAGGGGAATCGCAAGATAGAAGCCGCCGCGATCAATCGGGGGCTCAAGAGCGCGCCGGGGAACGTCCTGACGGATGAAGACCTCTCGGACGACATCAAAACCATCTATAAACTCGGATACTTTGATGAAGTAACTGCCGATGTTTCGGACACCCCTGAAGGCCGGGTGATAACCTTCGTCGTCACTGAAAAACCGATGATTTCGGAAATCCGCATTCAGGGAAGCAAACAAATTAAAAAAAGCGACATCGAAGCCGTCATGGGCGTTCAGGCCAGGCAAACGGTCAACCCGGAGAGGCTGAAAGCCGATATTAACAAAATCAAGGAACTTTACGACTCCAAAGGCTTCTACAATGCGGAAATTTCCTATAAAATAGATAAAGCGGGGGAGCGCGACGTTCAGGTCGTCATCAGTGTCACAGAAAACGGGAAATTGTTCGTTCAGGACATCCTGTTTGAGGGCAACCGGGCATTTACCACCCGGGAACTCCGTAATATGATGACTACAAAAGAATGGGGAATTTTCCATTTTTTTACCGATTCCGGGCTTCTGAAAAAAGAACAGCTCCGGCAGGACATTGACAAACTCAAGGCCTTCTATCTGAATAACGGGTTCATCAACGTCCAGATCGCCGAGCCAGCAGTAACCCACGATGCCAAGGGGATTTACATCAAGATTTCCGTAGCGGAAGGACAGCAGTACCGCGTCGGCAAGGTGGAAATAACCGGGGATCAGTTGGCGGCGCCGCGCAAAGAGCTGCTGGCCAAGCTGAAAATCCTGAAAAAAGACTTCTATGACCGAGACGCGGTGATGAGGGATATGGATTACCTCACGCAGGCGGCCAACGACGAGGGATATGCCTCTGCCGATATCCTGCCGGGTACAACTCCCCGGGAAGAAACCCGGACTGTCGATGTAAAATACGAAATACGCAAGGGCAAACTTGTATATTTCAACCTGATCAACATCACCGGCAACACCAAAACCAGGGACAAGGTGATCCGGCGTCAGTTGTCGGTTGTGGAGGGGGATCTCTACAGCCGCACCAAGTTGAAGAACAGTTATATGGCCCTCAACAACCTGCGCTATTTTGAGGAAATCGATTTCGAAAGCGAAAAGGGCGCCGATGAGACTCTGACGAACGTCAACATCCGCGTCAAGGAGAAGCAGACCGGCATGCTCAGCCTCGGCGCCGGCTACAGCGCCATAGATAAAGCGGTAGTGTCCGCCCAGGTCACCCAGCAGAACCTCTTCGGCAGGGGGCAGACCCTGAGTCTGAAGGCCAACGTCGGCTCCTCCTCGACCCTTTATGACATCTCGTTCACGGAACCCTGGCTTTTTGACAGGCCCATCTGGAGCAAATTCGATCTCTGGAATCTCTACCGCGAATATGATACCTACAACCTCGACACGATGGGTTTCAGCACAACCCTGGGATACCCGCTCTGGCCTTATGTATCCGGCTATATTGGGTATCGCCTTGCCATTGACAACGTCAAAGACATCCTGCCGACCGCCTCGATCTACACCATAAGGCAGGCCGGCGAGACAATGAGCAGCGGCCTGACCTTAACGCTGACCCGGGACTCGACAGACGATGTCATGTTTCCCACAACCGGCTCGAAGAACAGCGCCTCAGTGGAGTACACAGGGGGGCCGCTGCTGGGCGATGTGAGTTACACCCGCACCGGGGTTTCCTCCACCTGGTTTTTCCCTCTTCCGCTCGATACGGTGCTTGGCCTGCGCGGGCGGATGGGGGCGATCACGGGGAACGCCGGCAAGGAAATTCCGATCTACGAGCGATATTACCTCGGGGGGATAGACTCCTTGCGCGGACTCAGGGAAGTAGGTCCCGTGGATCCCGCTACCGGTGAAGTCATCGGCGGGGTTTCGATGTTGAACTTCAACGTGGATTATACCTTTCCGCTGATCAAGAAAGCCGGGATGCGGGGGGTGGTTTTCTTCGACACCGGCAATACTTGGGAAAGCGGATATCATGTCACTGACATGAGGAAAACCGCTGGGTTAGGAATCCGCTGGTATTCGCCGATCGGGCCGCTCCGCTTGGAGTGGGGATATGTGCTCGACAAAAAAGAGAACGAATCCCCCAGCCGTTGGGAGTTTACGATCGGCATGTTTATGTAATGAGGAAGCAATCGGCCATTGTTTGCGCAGAGCGCCGGCCGCCAATAAATATTTTCACGAAAGGGAGAAGAAGTTATGAAAACGGAGTTTAATGTTCACAAAACGGAGTTTAATGTTCACAAGAAATACGGTTGCGCGATTATCGCGGCTTTGCTGCTGGCCCTGATCTTTTCGGCTGCTCCGGCAGCCGCGGCGGATAAGACGGGTTTTGTGGATGTACGGGAGGTAATGGTTTCCTCCGCCGCCGGCAAGAAGGCCTCGGAGGAGCTGAAAAAGGCATTTGAAAAGAGCAAGGAGGCCATTCAGGCGCGGGAAAACGAGCTGAAAAAGCTGAAGGAAGAGTTAGACAAGCAGAAATCGCTCCTCAAACCGGACGTCCTGCAGGAAAAAGAAAAGAACTATGATAAAAAGGTCCGAGACTACCAGTTGCTGGTAAAGGATTCCAACGAAGAGCTCCAGGGCAAGGAGCAGGACCTGCAGAAGAAGATACTTCCTGAAATACTTAAAATAATTCGCGCCCTCGGGGAAAAGGGGAAATTCACGATGATCGTCGATATCAGCCAGATCCCGCTGCCTTACTTTTCCAAGGAGAATCTGCTGACGAAACAGGTAATCGACGAGTTCGACAAAACCTATAAGCCGAAGAAATAGAGCGGTTGGGCTGTGAAAAAGACACTGGCTGAAATAGCGGCGTTTCTGGGCGGCAGCTTGCAGGGAGACGGTTCCGTCGGCATCGAGCAGATTCGCGGGATCGACGAGGCCGGCCCGGGCGATATAACGTTTATCGCCAACGCGAAATACCGTAAAAAGCTCGAAACCACGAAGGCGGACGGGATCATCGCCGCCCCCGGAACCCTCGGCCCGGGGAAGAATCTCGTGCTTGTCGGCGACCCTTACAGCTCTCTGGGAAAACTGCTGGAGTTGTACTACCCCGAGGAAGAGGAACCGGCCGGAATCAGCAAAGGCGCCTGCGTGGAGGCCGGCGCTGATGTTTCTCCGGAAGCGGCTCTTTACCCGGGCGTTTACATAGGACGGGGGGCGCGCGTTGCGGCCGGGGCCGTACTCTATCCAGGGGTCTTTGTCGGTCGAGACGCTGCGGTCGGAGAAGCCTCCATCCTTTACCCGGGGGTAACCATCTATCGCCGCTGCCTGATCGGACGCCGGGTTGTGCTGCATGCGGGCGTCATCGTCGGCGCTGACGGCTTTGGCTTTGCCCAGCCCGGAGGGGAAAATCGAAAAATCCCCCAGGTGGGATACGTCCAGATAGACGACGATGTGGAGATCGGGGCTAATTCGACGATTGACCGCGGCACCCTCGGGCGAACCTGGATCCAGCGGGGGGTCAAGATCGACAACCTGGTGCAAGTCGGCCACAATGTCGTGATCGGCGAGAATTCGGTTATTGTCGCCCAGGTCGGCATATCGGGAAGCGCGCAACTGGGAAAGGGAGTCGTCATCGGCGGTCAGGCGGGAATAGTTGGTCACATCCGGATTGGGGACGGGGTGATGGCCGCCGCCCGCACCGGAATTCACAAGGACGTTTTGCCGGGGCAGATTGTGGGCGGTGTTCCGCATTTGCCTTATAGGGAATGGCTGAAAAAAGAGGCCTCCCTGCAGAAGCTGCCGGAGCTGCGGGCGGCCTTTGCCGAGTTGCAAAAAAGGGTCGCCACCCTGGAAAAAGAAAAGACGATTAAGGAGAATTGATGAAGATCCACCCAACCGCAATCATAGCGCCCGATGCCACCCTTGCCGAAGGCGTCGAGATCGGTCCTTACAGCCTCGTCGGCCCCGATGTCCATATCGGCAGGAATACCCGCATCGCCTCCCACGTGGTGATCGAACGCCAGGTAGATATCGGGGAAAATAACCGGATATCCCAGTTTGCCTCGATCGGCGGCGATCCGCAGGATCTGAAATATCGGGGCGAGCAAACGAGAGTAGTGATCGGAAACAACAACATTATCAGGGAGTATGCAACCATCAACCGCGCCACGAGCGACGACATCGGGGTCACGATCGTCGGCGACAACAACATGATTATGACGTACTGTCATGTCGCCCACAACTGCAAGCTTGGCAACAACATCGTCATGGCCAATGCGGCCAATCTGGCCGGGCACATTCACGTTGACGACTACGCCATTATCGGCGGTCTTACCGGGGTGCACCAGTTTACCAGAATCGGCGCCCACTGCATCATCGGCGGCGCCTCGGCGGTAAACAAGGATATTCCCCCCTATGTTACTGCCTCCGGCAATTTTACCAAGCTCTACGGCCTGAACCAGATCGGTCTCCGGCGGCGGGGTTTTTCCGAAGAGACGCTTGCCGCCTTGAAGCAGGCTTACAAGATCGTTTTTCGCTCCTCGCTGCTGCTTGCGGTCGCCCTCAAAAGGGTTGAAGAGGAACTTCCCGCTCTTCCCGAGATAAGGCTCTTCGTTGATTTTATCCGAAAATCGGAAAGGGGAATCTGCCGCTGAAGTTATGAAAACGAAGTTTAATGTTCATAAAACGAAGTTTAATGTTGATAAAGAAATCAGAATCGGCGTTGTCGGGGCCGGACATCTCGGCCGCTATCATATCCAAAAGTACCGGCAAATTTCCGGATGCCGCCTCATCGGGGTTGCCGATGTGCTGGAGCAGAGCGCCCGCAGCGCCGCGGAGGGCTGCGATTGCGAAATTTTTACCGATTACCGGAAGCTGGTCGGAAAGATTGACGCGGTCAGCATTGCCGTCCCGACCGCCTGCCATCATGAAGTCGCCTCTGTTTTTCTGAAGGCGGGGGTGGACGTCCTGCTGGAAAAGCCTATTGCGACCACTCTTGAGGAAGCCGACGAGCTTCTCGCCCTGGCCGATGCCCGGGGACTGATCCTGCAGGTGGGCTTTGTCGAGCGTTTTAATCCCGCGATAATCGCCCTGGGGGAGGTAATCGGAGCGCCGCTCTTTATCGAATCGCACCGGCTGCATCCCTTTTTCGAACGGGGTACGGATGTGGACGTTATTCTCGATCTGATGGTGCATGATCTCGATATAATTATTCATTTTGTAAATTACCCGGTTACCTCCGTCGAAGCGGTCGGGGTTTCGGTACTGTCGGACAAGGTCGATATCGCCAACGCCCGGCTTACTTTTGCTTCGGGTTGCGTCGCCAACATAACCGCGAGCCGGGTAACGGGTAAACTGCTCCAGAAAACCCGTTTTTTCGGGGTTGAGGGATACCACGCGGTTGATTTCAGCAAACGGACGCTCGTCTCGCTGGGACGCAAGGTAGATGCCGGAGGAAAAATAGAAATTATCGAAAATCACGTTGCAATCAAGGCCATTGACCCTCTCGAAGAGGAAATCAGGGCTTTTGTCCGGGCGGTGGCGGACCGGACAATCCCGCCTGTCTCGGGCAAGGAGGGGCGCGACGCGCTGGCGCTGGCGCTCCGCATCAACGACGCGATCGCCTGCAGCCGCAACCGAAGCTTGATGTTTACAAAACTCGCCCCCGCTTTTGCCGGGGGCAGAGCGGCGGGGGAGGGGCAATCCACGCCGTGAGCGGGCAGACGGTGATGATAGTTGCCGGCGAGGCGTCCGGAGATCTGCACGGCGGCAACCTTGTCCGGGAAATGCACGCATTGTTGCCAGAACTTTCCTTCTTTGGTGTGGGGGGAAAAAATATGGAGGCCGCAGGGGTCAAACTGAACGCCGACGTCGCCGAGATGGCCGTCGTGGGTTTGACCGAGGTGATCGGGAAACTCGGCGCCGTCCTGAAAGTGATGCGCGGGCTGAAGGCGGCGCTGAAGCTTGATCCGCCCGCCCTGCTTGTCCTGATCGACTATCCCGATTTCAATCTGCCGCTGGCAAAGACTGCCCGCAAACTGGGGATAAAGGTGCTCTACTACATCAGCCCCCAGGTCTGGGCCTGGCGTA
It encodes:
- a CDS encoding OmpH family outer membrane protein; the protein is MKTEFNVHKTEFNVHKKYGCAIIAALLLALIFSAAPAAAADKTGFVDVREVMVSSAAGKKASEELKKAFEKSKEAIQARENELKKLKEELDKQKSLLKPDVLQEKEKNYDKKVRDYQLLVKDSNEELQGKEQDLQKKILPEILKIIRALGEKGKFTMIVDISQIPLPYFSKENLLTKQVIDEFDKTYKPKK
- the bamA gene encoding outer membrane protein assembly factor BamA, whose amino-acid sequence is MVKKLLSASLLTIILIFAVQSANAADLKKIALFPFEAHSATAAQGAELWELSYRGITGELAKSKMFTVIPRESLAREIAGKPLNDELIILAGKNSGADYALSGSISEFGDRISVDVKIFDIKTGQAIPGVFVQGRGRKNLDAIIERLNSDIILRLAPEKRIDRVEFKGNRKIEAAAINRGLKSAPGNVLTDEDLSDDIKTIYKLGYFDEVTADVSDTPEGRVITFVVTEKPMISEIRIQGSKQIKKSDIEAVMGVQARQTVNPERLKADINKIKELYDSKGFYNAEISYKIDKAGERDVQVVISVTENGKLFVQDILFEGNRAFTTRELRNMMTTKEWGIFHFFTDSGLLKKEQLRQDIDKLKAFYLNNGFINVQIAEPAVTHDAKGIYIKISVAEGQQYRVGKVEITGDQLAAPRKELLAKLKILKKDFYDRDAVMRDMDYLTQAANDEGYASADILPGTTPREETRTVDVKYEIRKGKLVYFNLINITGNTKTRDKVIRRQLSVVEGDLYSRTKLKNSYMALNNLRYFEEIDFESEKGADETLTNVNIRVKEKQTGMLSLGAGYSAIDKAVVSAQVTQQNLFGRGQTLSLKANVGSSSTLYDISFTEPWLFDRPIWSKFDLWNLYREYDTYNLDTMGFSTTLGYPLWPYVSGYIGYRLAIDNVKDILPTASIYTIRQAGETMSSGLTLTLTRDSTDDVMFPTTGSKNSASVEYTGGPLLGDVSYTRTGVSSTWFFPLPLDTVLGLRGRMGAITGNAGKEIPIYERYYLGGIDSLRGLREVGPVDPATGEVIGGVSMLNFNVDYTFPLIKKAGMRGVVFFDTGNTWESGYHVTDMRKTAGLGIRWYSPIGPLRLEWGYVLDKKENESPSRWEFTIGMFM
- the lpxA gene encoding acyl-ACP--UDP-N-acetylglucosamine O-acyltransferase, translated to MKIHPTAIIAPDATLAEGVEIGPYSLVGPDVHIGRNTRIASHVVIERQVDIGENNRISQFASIGGDPQDLKYRGEQTRVVIGNNNIIREYATINRATSDDIGVTIVGDNNMIMTYCHVAHNCKLGNNIVMANAANLAGHIHVDDYAIIGGLTGVHQFTRIGAHCIIGGASAVNKDIPPYVTASGNFTKLYGLNQIGLRRRGFSEETLAALKQAYKIVFRSSLLLAVALKRVEEELPALPEIRLFVDFIRKSERGICR
- the lpxD gene encoding UDP-3-O-(3-hydroxymyristoyl)glucosamine N-acyltransferase, with the translated sequence MKKTLAEIAAFLGGSLQGDGSVGIEQIRGIDEAGPGDITFIANAKYRKKLETTKADGIIAAPGTLGPGKNLVLVGDPYSSLGKLLELYYPEEEEPAGISKGACVEAGADVSPEAALYPGVYIGRGARVAAGAVLYPGVFVGRDAAVGEASILYPGVTIYRRCLIGRRVVLHAGVIVGADGFGFAQPGGENRKIPQVGYVQIDDDVEIGANSTIDRGTLGRTWIQRGVKIDNLVQVGHNVVIGENSVIVAQVGISGSAQLGKGVVIGGQAGIVGHIRIGDGVMAAARTGIHKDVLPGQIVGGVPHLPYREWLKKEASLQKLPELRAAFAELQKRVATLEKEKTIKEN
- a CDS encoding Gfo/Idh/MocA family oxidoreductase codes for the protein MKTKFNVHKTKFNVDKEIRIGVVGAGHLGRYHIQKYRQISGCRLIGVADVLEQSARSAAEGCDCEIFTDYRKLVGKIDAVSIAVPTACHHEVASVFLKAGVDVLLEKPIATTLEEADELLALADARGLILQVGFVERFNPAIIALGEVIGAPLFIESHRLHPFFERGTDVDVILDLMVHDLDIIIHFVNYPVTSVEAVGVSVLSDKVDIANARLTFASGCVANITASRVTGKLLQKTRFFGVEGYHAVDFSKRTLVSLGRKVDAGGKIEIIENHVAIKAIDPLEEEIRAFVRAVADRTIPPVSGKEGRDALALALRINDAIACSRNRSLMFTKLAPAFAGGRAAGEGQSTP